Proteins encoded within one genomic window of Synechococcus sp. PCC 7335:
- the thyX gene encoding FAD-dependent thymidylate synthase, whose product MDRFRVEVISKTPNPQQTIYAAMHQDYAEAFVWDQRVEWPSEEKAGELVIRNLLKGGRGHYGPLEHPQIVLNCGFFPHSTMQQIRTHRVGLSFDVQSFRYTGARIADVASGKTDVEDVFYLRPVGSYTDRQGKKYDYTEALRQEDLDWCVKGAQRYQMRIEQGFSEEHARGLIPFDVRQHWVVSANARSLMHLLDLRWKADAQLEAQKLCEAIWPQFQDWVPAIAQWYEDNRLKKARLSP is encoded by the coding sequence ATGGATCGCTTCAGAGTTGAGGTCATCTCAAAAACACCCAACCCACAGCAAACTATCTACGCTGCCATGCACCAAGATTACGCAGAAGCGTTCGTGTGGGACCAGCGCGTCGAATGGCCTTCAGAAGAGAAGGCTGGAGAGCTAGTCATTCGCAACTTGCTCAAAGGAGGGCGCGGTCACTATGGCCCCCTAGAACACCCTCAGATTGTGCTGAACTGTGGCTTTTTCCCCCATTCGACCATGCAACAGATTCGTACTCACCGCGTTGGCTTGAGCTTTGATGTTCAATCTTTTCGATACACAGGCGCTCGTATTGCCGATGTGGCTAGTGGTAAAACGGATGTAGAAGATGTCTTTTACCTACGACCTGTCGGTTCTTACACTGACCGTCAAGGCAAAAAGTATGACTATACAGAAGCGCTTCGTCAAGAAGACTTAGACTGGTGCGTCAAAGGCGCTCAGCGCTATCAAATGCGAATTGAGCAGGGATTTTCTGAAGAGCATGCCCGGGGGCTAATTCCATTCGACGTCAGACAGCATTGGGTAGTATCTGCAAATGCTCGTTCTTTAATGCATCTTCTAGATTTGCGCTGGAAAGCAGATGCTCAGCTAGAAGCACAAAAGCTATGCGAAGCGATCTGGCCACAGTTTCAGGATTGGGTTCCAGCGATCGCACAATGGTATGAAGACAACCGCCTAAAAAAAGCCCGTCTCTCTCCATAG
- a CDS encoding STAS domain-containing protein, with protein MDTTVQVLTPSGILDGTKAQEIRSQVDRALSSGSNVLLMDLKDTTFVDSSGLGTLVSVLKTVRSRDCEMYVCSINPQVKMLFELTSMDRVFEIYENREAFEASR; from the coding sequence ATGGATACAACCGTTCAAGTATTGACACCTTCTGGCATCTTAGATGGGACCAAAGCGCAAGAGATACGTTCACAAGTTGATCGCGCCTTGTCTAGTGGCTCCAATGTGCTGTTGATGGATCTAAAAGATACTACCTTCGTCGATAGCTCTGGGCTAGGAACACTGGTTTCTGTACTGAAAACGGTGCGATCGCGCGACTGCGAGATGTATGTATGCTCAATTAATCCACAGGTCAAGATGCTGTTTGAACTCACCAGCATGGACCGTGTATTTGAAATATACGAAAACCGCGAGGCGTTTGAAGCATCGCGATAG
- a CDS encoding mannose-1-phosphate guanyltransferase, whose product MRAVLMAGGSGTRLRPLTCDLPKPMVPVLNRPIAEHIVNLLKRYDITEIIATLFYLPDVMRDYFQDGKDFGVQMTYAVEEDQPLGTAGCVKNVSELLDETFLVISGDSITDFDLRKAIEFHKSRGSKATLVLTRVPNPIEFGVVITDEDDKIVRFLEKPSTSEIFSDTVNTGTYILEPEVLDYLPSECEQDFSKDLFPLLLEKGEPMYGYVADGYWCDVGHLDAYREAQYDALDSKVLIDYDYPETSEGVRIGKNTFVDPDAKIHGPVLIGDNCRIGPRAVLEPGTVIGDNVTIGSDADLKRPIIWNGAVVGEDTHLRACVIARGTRVDRRAHVLEGAVVGALSTVGEEGQISPGVRVWPSKIIESGATLNINLIWGNTAQRNLFGQRGVAGLANVDITPEFAVKLGAAYGSTLKPGAYVTVSRDQRSISRMASRSLIAGLMSVGINIQNLEATAIPVARYVLPTLDVVGGIHVRLHPQRPDQLLIEFFDKKGIDIPKSKEKKIEGAYFKEDLRRSQIHEIGSVTYPNRVINIYTTAFSKYLKAESIRNSRSKIVIDYAYAVSGAVLPQLLGQYDCDAVVLNASLNPTAPSIAERDVMLGQLGQVVQALQATFGVQISANGEQLVLVDEVGSPIRGEALTALMAHMILTAHPRGTVVIPVQASGAIEEIARRHDGRVIRTKANPTALMEACHTQENVVLGGSGDMGFIFPQLHPGFDAMFCVAKLIEMLLIQERSLGQIWEELPRVFHRSQTMRCPWTIKGGLMRYLVETHPAESLELVDGVKIVDGSKQNWVLILPDAGEPLVHIFANSEDRDWVDKQLQAYRQKVQDFIESEQGRKENVI is encoded by the coding sequence ATGCGTGCAGTACTTATGGCCGGAGGCTCTGGAACTAGGCTCAGACCGCTGACGTGCGACTTACCCAAGCCTATGGTGCCAGTGCTTAATCGCCCTATCGCTGAGCATATTGTTAATCTCCTAAAGCGCTACGACATCACAGAAATTATTGCTACCTTGTTTTATCTGCCTGATGTAATGCGCGACTATTTTCAAGATGGCAAGGACTTTGGCGTGCAGATGACCTACGCCGTAGAAGAAGATCAGCCACTCGGTACTGCAGGCTGTGTCAAAAACGTATCTGAATTATTAGACGAAACTTTCTTGGTCATTAGCGGTGATAGCATCACTGATTTTGATCTCAGAAAGGCGATCGAATTTCATAAAAGCAGAGGCTCGAAAGCAACATTAGTGCTGACTCGCGTACCTAATCCAATCGAATTTGGCGTAGTCATTACCGATGAGGACGATAAGATCGTTCGTTTTCTAGAGAAGCCTTCTACTAGCGAAATATTTTCAGATACCGTCAATACAGGCACATACATACTAGAGCCTGAGGTTCTAGACTACCTACCTTCTGAGTGCGAACAGGATTTCTCTAAAGATTTGTTTCCACTTTTGCTAGAGAAAGGTGAGCCGATGTATGGCTATGTTGCTGATGGCTACTGGTGTGATGTCGGCCATCTAGATGCCTACAGAGAGGCCCAGTACGACGCTTTAGATAGCAAAGTATTGATTGACTACGACTATCCAGAGACCTCGGAAGGGGTGCGTATTGGCAAGAATACTTTTGTCGATCCTGATGCCAAAATTCACGGACCTGTTTTGATTGGCGATAACTGCCGTATTGGGCCAAGAGCTGTGCTAGAGCCAGGTACCGTCATTGGTGACAATGTCACTATCGGCAGTGATGCGGACCTAAAGCGTCCTATCATCTGGAATGGGGCAGTAGTGGGCGAAGACACGCACCTTAGAGCTTGTGTGATTGCCAGGGGTACTCGGGTAGATCGGCGTGCCCATGTCCTAGAAGGCGCTGTTGTAGGCGCGCTATCAACCGTTGGAGAAGAGGGGCAAATCAGTCCAGGCGTTCGGGTCTGGCCCAGCAAAATTATTGAGTCTGGGGCAACCTTGAACATTAATTTGATCTGGGGTAACACGGCTCAGCGAAATTTGTTTGGCCAGCGTGGGGTGGCAGGTCTAGCGAATGTCGATATCACGCCTGAGTTTGCAGTGAAGCTAGGTGCGGCCTACGGTTCTACGTTGAAGCCAGGAGCCTATGTCACGGTCTCTAGAGATCAGCGCAGCATCTCTAGAATGGCCTCTAGATCGTTGATTGCTGGACTCATGTCTGTTGGCATCAATATTCAAAATCTAGAGGCAACAGCTATTCCAGTGGCTAGGTACGTGCTGCCAACGCTAGATGTGGTGGGAGGAATTCACGTTAGACTACACCCCCAACGCCCTGACCAGCTGCTGATTGAGTTCTTCGATAAGAAGGGTATTGATATTCCGAAGAGCAAGGAGAAAAAGATTGAAGGCGCTTACTTCAAAGAGGACTTAAGGCGATCGCAAATCCACGAGATTGGCTCAGTCACATACCCTAACCGAGTGATAAATATCTACACCACCGCCTTCAGCAAATACCTAAAAGCTGAGTCTATCCGCAATAGCCGATCCAAAATCGTGATCGACTATGCCTATGCTGTTTCCGGTGCGGTTTTACCTCAGCTGCTAGGGCAATATGACTGCGATGCGGTTGTACTCAACGCTAGTCTTAATCCTACTGCGCCTTCGATCGCAGAGAGGGATGTCATGCTCGGTCAGCTTGGTCAGGTTGTTCAGGCTTTGCAAGCGACCTTTGGCGTACAGATATCGGCAAATGGAGAACAGCTGGTATTGGTTGACGAGGTAGGCTCTCCTATTCGCGGTGAGGCGTTGACTGCGCTGATGGCTCACATGATCCTAACGGCGCATCCAAGGGGAACCGTTGTGATTCCTGTACAGGCATCAGGCGCGATCGAAGAGATTGCTCGTCGTCACGATGGCAGAGTGATTCGCACAAAAGCCAACCCTACTGCGCTGATGGAGGCTTGCCATACGCAAGAGAATGTTGTGCTAGGGGGCAGTGGAGACATGGGCTTTATCTTTCCTCAGCTTCACCCCGGTTTCGACGCGATGTTCTGTGTGGCTAAGCTGATTGAGATGCTATTAATCCAAGAGCGATCGCTTGGTCAGATCTGGGAAGAGTTACCAAGAGTGTTTCACCGATCGCAGACGATGCGCTGTCCGTGGACCATCAAAGGTGGGCTCATGCGTTATCTTGTAGAGACCCATCCAGCAGAGAGTTTGGAGCTAGTAGACGGTGTTAAGATCGTTGATGGTAGTAAGCAAAACTGGGTATTGATTTTACCGGATGCCGGGGAACCGCTAGTCCACATCTTTGCCAACAGTGAAGACCGAGATTGGGTGGATAAGCAGCTACAGGCCTATCGGCAGAAGGTTCAAGATTTTATTGAATCAGAGCAGGGAAGAAAGGAAAACGTCATATGA
- a CDS encoding DUF3352 domain-containing protein: MVAASKASGSSRSKRGFWSGFWSERFYAAMLALSSILLLCGIGGFLYLESNSPLSLLSGSDRPVAAATLFVPSQSDLSVSLLVQPQKLVAFLQSLENPEQRQQTVQEIDQIKQQFLDKTGLDYEQTIQPWIGDEVTFARAVADLDVDPSNGQQPGYLVAAEIAPNRQQQAKEFLQLFWQQQALSGNIPNSERISGVRILSSLSSPSSSVVKATALVGDRFVLLANDVRVLRRSLQVAQTAENLAQNSAYRETIAALPGSRIGLAYFDLNLPSDALSDASSNKSFAAALGLARTGVIAEVRPSTHLAQQSLPPGSRPTKLDLDRPLDDRSDDRPIETLALLPADSEIVLAGHNIAQLRSDLATVGLSTEALPTLLQPALQVETDDTLWGWATGDYALSKLSTGRSQDWGLVVERDEAGIAALDQYAIAAGYSKVPVSVGDTTVTAWTRLSASKSAQRSGSELKTELLGLHLQQERYEIFTDSLRAMNKMLVASEPLVESARFEQAIAPMATTASKAASEGYIYLDWPTVAPALNRRFPALKQVSTITAPVFSHIDTVAATREKETVSIFVHLREPS; the protein is encoded by the coding sequence ATGGTCGCTGCTTCAAAAGCCTCTGGATCTAGTCGCTCTAAGCGGGGATTTTGGTCAGGATTTTGGTCAGAGCGATTCTATGCAGCGATGCTGGCACTCTCATCCATACTTCTCTTATGCGGTATCGGTGGTTTCCTTTATCTAGAATCGAACAGTCCGCTATCTCTGCTTAGTGGGAGCGATCGCCCAGTTGCTGCTGCCACTTTGTTTGTGCCTAGCCAGTCTGATCTATCAGTTTCGCTACTAGTACAGCCGCAGAAGCTAGTTGCTTTCTTACAATCGTTAGAAAACCCTGAGCAGCGGCAGCAGACTGTACAGGAAATTGATCAGATCAAGCAACAATTTCTAGATAAAACAGGGTTGGACTACGAACAAACTATCCAGCCTTGGATTGGAGACGAAGTAACGTTTGCCCGCGCCGTTGCCGATCTAGATGTAGATCCTTCAAATGGTCAGCAACCAGGCTATTTAGTCGCTGCTGAAATTGCACCAAACCGACAGCAGCAGGCAAAAGAGTTCTTGCAGCTGTTTTGGCAGCAGCAGGCACTATCTGGAAATATCCCCAATAGTGAAAGAATTAGCGGCGTTCGGATTCTCTCATCTCTATCATCACCGTCATCATCGGTAGTCAAAGCGACTGCCTTAGTAGGTGATCGGTTTGTTTTACTAGCGAATGATGTTCGGGTGCTTAGGCGTAGCCTCCAGGTTGCTCAAACTGCCGAAAATCTAGCTCAAAACTCGGCGTATCGCGAAACCATTGCTGCTCTACCTGGATCTCGGATTGGTTTGGCCTATTTCGATCTGAACCTACCTAGTGACGCGCTTAGTGACGCTAGCTCAAACAAGTCATTTGCAGCGGCGTTAGGACTAGCCAGGACCGGTGTGATTGCAGAGGTACGACCCTCAACCCACCTAGCACAACAGTCACTGCCCCCTGGGAGTAGGCCTACAAAGCTAGACCTAGATCGCCCCCTGGATGATCGCTCTGATGATCGTCCTATAGAGACCTTAGCGCTCTTGCCTGCAGATAGTGAGATTGTGCTCGCTGGTCACAATATTGCTCAGCTTAGATCAGATTTAGCAACAGTTGGCCTATCTACTGAGGCGCTGCCTACGCTGTTGCAACCAGCATTACAGGTAGAGACTGACGACACTCTGTGGGGCTGGGCGACAGGGGACTACGCTCTAAGCAAACTGAGTACCGGGCGATCACAGGATTGGGGCTTAGTTGTTGAACGAGATGAGGCAGGAATTGCAGCATTAGATCAGTACGCGATCGCCGCTGGCTATAGTAAAGTGCCTGTCTCTGTAGGAGATACAACAGTAACAGCCTGGACCCGACTGAGCGCTTCTAAAAGCGCTCAGCGCTCAGGTAGTGAACTGAAAACAGAACTCCTCGGTTTGCACCTACAGCAAGAACGCTATGAAATTTTTACAGACTCTTTGAGGGCAATGAACAAAATGCTAGTAGCGTCAGAGCCATTGGTAGAGTCAGCGCGGTTTGAACAAGCGATTGCCCCAATGGCCACGACCGCTAGTAAGGCTGCTAGTGAGGGCTATATCTATCTTGATTGGCCGACCGTCGCGCCTGCGCTCAATCGTAGATTTCCTGCACTTAAGCAGGTGTCGACTATTACCGCTCCCGTGTTTTCCCATATCGATACGGTTGCTGCGACTCGCGAGAAAGAAACTGTTAGCATCTTTGTTCATCTTAGAGAGCCTAGCTGA
- a CDS encoding single-stranded DNA-binding protein: protein MNNCVLMAEIVQAPQLRYTADNQTPIAEFVVKFPGLREGDAPGQMKVVGWGNLAQEIQERYQAGDRVLLEGRLSMNTLERPEGFKEKRAEMTAQRISPISELQSVALGEPTPIAEGRFASGAKPASTPSAATVPAASTVAKPAEPAPDYDDIPF from the coding sequence ATGAATAACTGCGTCTTGATGGCAGAAATTGTGCAGGCTCCGCAGCTGCGCTATACCGCTGATAATCAAACGCCGATCGCGGAGTTTGTGGTCAAGTTTCCAGGGCTAAGAGAGGGCGATGCGCCCGGCCAAATGAAGGTGGTGGGTTGGGGCAACCTGGCTCAAGAGATTCAGGAGCGATATCAAGCAGGCGATCGCGTTTTGCTAGAAGGTCGATTGAGCATGAACACCCTAGAGCGGCCCGAAGGCTTCAAAGAGAAACGGGCTGAGATGACAGCTCAACGCATTAGCCCAATTAGTGAACTGCAGTCAGTTGCGCTGGGCGAACCAACGCCGATTGCCGAAGGTCGATTCGCCAGCGGTGCTAAGCCTGCTTCTACACCGTCTGCGGCGACCGTCCCGGCCGCTTCGACAGTCGCTAAGCCTGCCGAGCCCGCACCAGATTATGACGACATTCCTTTTTAG
- a CDS encoding class I SAM-dependent methyltransferase, whose protein sequence is MAKSKKNAAQSTAFGTALGDVLKSKSSAWPPIINAVAKRFDAEYEGKSFDLPEEVEAMPVFRDWAAGSLNSRVASPFWQIAKPKKNQHCLDLGCGFSFLIYEWKAWQARFYGQDVSEFAVKTLHQRGPQLDSKLFQGVKQGAAHQLDYPPESFDMVIATGFSCYYPMDYWQTVIEVVKPLLKPGGFFVFDVVDAEQPLAENWAILETYLGAEVFLEEMSDWRSLIKQVGAKIVKQQYGELFHLYKVRWP, encoded by the coding sequence ATGGCTAAATCTAAGAAGAATGCAGCGCAATCTACGGCGTTCGGCACGGCACTAGGTGATGTACTCAAGTCCAAAAGCAGCGCTTGGCCACCCATCATCAACGCAGTGGCTAAGCGATTCGATGCGGAGTACGAAGGCAAGTCCTTTGACCTACCTGAAGAGGTAGAAGCAATGCCGGTCTTTCGCGATTGGGCAGCTGGCTCGCTAAATTCTCGGGTGGCTTCCCCGTTTTGGCAGATTGCAAAGCCTAAGAAGAATCAGCACTGTTTGGATCTAGGCTGTGGGTTTAGTTTTTTGATCTACGAGTGGAAAGCTTGGCAGGCGAGATTTTATGGCCAAGATGTTAGCGAATTTGCAGTTAAGACGCTGCACCAGCGCGGGCCTCAACTAGATTCTAAGCTATTTCAGGGGGTAAAACAGGGCGCCGCTCATCAGCTCGACTATCCTCCAGAGAGCTTTGATATGGTGATTGCAACCGGCTTTAGCTGTTATTACCCAATGGACTATTGGCAAACAGTGATAGAGGTCGTGAAGCCACTGTTAAAGCCGGGTGGTTTTTTTGTATTCGATGTGGTCGATGCTGAGCAGCCGCTCGCTGAGAACTGGGCGATCTTAGAGACTTATTTGGGCGCTGAAGTGTTCTTAGAAGAAATGAGTGACTGGCGATCGCTCATTAAGCAAGTCGGCGCTAAGATCGTCAAGCAGCAATACGGCGAGCTGTTTCATCTATATAAAGTGCGCTGGCCATAG
- a CDS encoding precorrin-6A/cobalt-precorrin-6A reductase: MPAHVWLVGGTSESAALASALSELDVPYVVTVTTEAAKQLYLDTAKVWVGQLSAHSIDAFIERWQVRCILDASHPFALEISRLAIKATNQATDSSVAISYLRYERPEVDRQSSTDQGLFDRGNSNQKNIETNRADSPITSVSSLSELLDSGVLQHQRVLFTLGYRQLTQLTSRLAHLRQTSQLFVRVLPSIKALSAVLAAGFSSQEIMAIKPPVSPALERALWQQWQISVIVAKASGIAGGEAVKRAIALELGKRLILIERPSIIYPKQTNLISEAIEFCSKTLRLY; this comes from the coding sequence ATGCCTGCTCATGTCTGGTTGGTAGGTGGGACGAGTGAAAGTGCGGCTCTTGCTAGCGCATTGTCTGAGTTGGATGTGCCCTACGTAGTGACAGTGACGACAGAGGCTGCTAAGCAACTGTATCTAGACACAGCCAAGGTATGGGTTGGCCAGCTATCTGCTCATTCAATCGATGCGTTTATTGAGCGCTGGCAGGTGAGATGTATTTTAGATGCATCCCATCCGTTTGCGCTTGAAATCTCTCGCCTAGCGATCAAAGCAACTAACCAGGCGACCGACTCATCAGTAGCGATTTCCTATTTGCGCTACGAACGCCCCGAGGTTGATCGGCAATCTTCTACTGATCAAGGCCTTTTTGATAGGGGAAATTCTAATCAGAAAAATATAGAGACGAATAGAGCCGACAGCCCAATCACCTCCGTCAGCTCACTCAGCGAGCTATTGGACAGCGGCGTTTTACAGCATCAGCGAGTGCTTTTTACGTTGGGCTACCGGCAGCTAACTCAGTTGACATCTCGCCTTGCTCACCTACGTCAAACTTCGCAGCTATTTGTGCGGGTGTTGCCTTCTATCAAAGCACTCTCAGCGGTACTAGCAGCAGGATTCTCTTCTCAAGAGATTATGGCCATCAAGCCGCCAGTTTCGCCAGCACTAGAACGGGCATTGTGGCAGCAATGGCAAATCTCTGTCATCGTTGCTAAGGCCTCTGGTATAGCAGGAGGCGAAGCAGTGAAGCGAGCGATCGCACTCGAACTAGGCAAACGTCTAATCTTGATCGAACGGCCTTCGATCATCTACCCAAAACAAACAAACTTAATCTCTGAAGCCATCGAGTTCTGCTCCAAAACACTCAGGTTGTACTAA
- the lexA gene encoding transcriptional repressor LexA, with protein MEPLTHAQQELYDWLVVYIRENRHSPSIRQMMREMKLKSPAPVQSRLDHLRRKGYIEWKEGQARTIRILKDKQGVPIFGAIAAGSIVETFADTLDADETLERFDPTALDFKGSDFALRVRGDSMIEALIDDGDIVIMRKVQDPKRIRNGTIVAARVESAMTLKYYYLEDGKVTLKPANPRFAPMEYPAAEVSIDGELIGVWRSRGLS; from the coding sequence ATGGAACCTCTTACTCACGCGCAACAGGAATTATACGATTGGCTTGTTGTTTATATTCGTGAGAATCGTCATTCTCCTTCGATTCGGCAGATGATGCGCGAAATGAAGCTGAAATCGCCTGCGCCTGTGCAAAGCCGACTCGATCATCTGCGTCGCAAAGGTTATATCGAATGGAAAGAAGGACAGGCGCGAACAATCCGGATTTTGAAAGATAAGCAGGGCGTGCCAATTTTCGGTGCGATCGCAGCAGGCTCTATTGTTGAAACATTCGCTGACACCTTAGACGCGGATGAAACCCTAGAGCGATTCGATCCGACAGCGCTTGACTTCAAAGGAAGTGACTTCGCACTAAGAGTACGAGGTGATTCGATGATAGAAGCTCTGATCGACGATGGCGATATTGTGATCATGCGTAAAGTGCAAGATCCTAAGCGAATTCGTAACGGTACGATTGTGGCTGCGAGAGTAGAATCGGCGATGACGTTGAAATACTATTACCTCGAAGACGGCAAGGTAACGCTTAAACCGGCTAATCCGCGGTTTGCGCCTATGGAGTATCCGGCCGCAGAAGTGAGTATTGACGGCGAGCTGATAGGTGTTTGGCGTAGCCGCGGTTTGAGCTAG
- the rpoD gene encoding RNA polymerase sigma factor RpoD, translating to MTQANTTLETLESTIEAKATSQSAASVTSVTIDLTGKSEATSQAAKQGTAKTTKDETGVAEEGTATKAKATRGAAKGKARRRTAQTKKKHYTEDSIRLYLQEIGRIRLLRAEEEIELARKIADLLELERIRDEIDDQLDDEPTDADWANAVDMPLPAFRRRLYQGRRAKDKMVQSNLRLVVSIAKKYMNRGLSFQDLIQEGSLGLIRAAEKFDHEKGYKFSTYATWWIRQAITRAIADQSRTIRLPVHLYETISRIKKTTKLLSQELGRKPTEEEIATRMEMTIEKLRFIAKSAQLPISLETPIGKEEDSRLGDFIESDGETPEDEVSKSLLREDLESVLSTLSPRERDVLRLRYGLDDGRMKTLEEIGQIFNVTRERIRQIEAKALRKLRHPNRNSVLKEYIR from the coding sequence ATGACCCAGGCTAATACAACACTTGAAACTTTAGAGTCTACTATTGAGGCCAAAGCGACTAGTCAGTCAGCAGCATCAGTAACTTCAGTAACTATCGACTTGACCGGGAAGAGTGAAGCCACTAGTCAAGCAGCTAAACAAGGGACCGCGAAGACAACGAAAGATGAGACTGGCGTAGCAGAGGAAGGCACTGCTACCAAGGCCAAAGCAACTCGGGGTGCCGCTAAGGGCAAAGCCCGTCGTCGGACCGCTCAAACCAAGAAAAAGCACTATACCGAAGATTCTATTCGCCTATATCTACAGGAGATTGGTCGGATCAGACTCTTGCGCGCTGAAGAAGAGATTGAACTAGCTCGAAAAATCGCTGATTTGTTAGAGCTAGAGCGTATTCGAGATGAGATTGACGACCAGCTAGACGATGAGCCTACTGATGCAGACTGGGCGAATGCTGTAGACATGCCGCTACCGGCATTCCGTCGCCGCTTATATCAAGGGCGTAGAGCGAAAGACAAGATGGTTCAGTCTAACCTGCGCCTAGTGGTATCAATTGCCAAGAAATATATGAATCGAGGTCTATCTTTTCAAGACCTAATTCAAGAGGGCAGCTTGGGCCTCATTCGCGCTGCTGAAAAGTTTGACCACGAGAAAGGCTACAAGTTTTCTACTTACGCGACCTGGTGGATCCGTCAGGCAATTACTCGGGCAATTGCAGATCAATCTCGCACTATTCGGCTTCCAGTTCACCTGTATGAGACCATCTCTCGGATTAAAAAGACTACTAAGTTGCTTTCTCAAGAACTTGGTCGTAAGCCGACTGAAGAAGAAATTGCAACTCGTATGGAAATGACCATCGAGAAGCTACGCTTTATTGCCAAGTCGGCACAACTGCCAATTTCCTTAGAAACGCCCATCGGTAAAGAAGAGGATTCTCGCTTAGGTGACTTCATTGAGTCCGACGGGGAAACCCCTGAAGATGAGGTTTCCAAGAGCTTACTGCGCGAAGATCTAGAAAGCGTGCTAAGTACGTTGAGTCCACGTGAGCGTGATGTGCTGCGTCTGCGTTACGGTCTAGACGATGGCCGGATGAAGACCCTCGAAGAGATTGGTCAAATTTTCAACGTCACTCGTGAGCGAATTCGTCAGATTGAGGCTAAGGCACTGCGTAAGCTCCGTCATCCCAATCGTAACAGCGTTCTCAAAGAGTACATTCGCTAG
- a CDS encoding PP2C family protein-serine/threonine phosphatase — protein MQPRPTPPFNSSTAGDRRAVVGSAVPRAVSAAREMTSVPNGTSVYALKELVARLQREQNKIQDLLGSLGFALRSLNNLNKFLELIPMIASRVTDATGGALVMCQPDGRLRLEQLHCSSGSDDCNSVRLALEMATRQIVASPALNAADSGSSSLTSATMLSLDRYACRYLGADFQIFGTAIIVQNIECGRLYVFSQEGDYTWSDTRENLVRLVADQTGVAIENNQLTKELRQKERLDRELELGAEIQAQLLPRQCPKIKGVDLAARCQTANKVGGDYYDFIPTTYDQLREPNAPSSQEKPWNFAIGDVMGKGVPAGLMMTMLRGMLRAEVLNEHSPAHLLKNLNWVMRTDLESSNRFVTLFCAQYDPLTQVLCYGNAAHNPPLLWRAATGHVFRLDADGMLLGLDMETHYQENRVQLQPGDTVIYYTDGFTEAANCDGRRFDEDNLIESFGWACRNFMSSDEILQYLFNMLRRFVGNDREATDDTTLVVMRITQPAEFRQLSTTPLS, from the coding sequence ATGCAGCCGAGGCCGACTCCCCCCTTTAACTCATCGACAGCAGGCGATCGCCGAGCTGTTGTGGGCTCGGCAGTGCCTAGAGCTGTGTCTGCAGCCAGGGAGATGACAAGTGTACCTAACGGAACTTCTGTCTATGCGTTGAAAGAGTTAGTTGCTAGGTTGCAGCGAGAGCAGAACAAAATTCAAGACCTGTTAGGGTCGCTGGGATTCGCCTTACGCAGCCTCAATAACCTTAATAAGTTTCTAGAGCTGATTCCAATGATTGCTAGCCGTGTTACTGATGCTACCGGTGGCGCTCTGGTAATGTGTCAGCCTGACGGCCGTTTAAGGTTAGAGCAATTACACTGCTCATCTGGGAGCGACGACTGCAACAGTGTCCGTCTGGCTTTGGAAATGGCTACTAGACAGATAGTTGCCTCTCCAGCTCTGAATGCTGCCGACAGTGGTTCGAGTTCGCTGACAAGTGCAACAATGCTTTCTCTAGACCGCTATGCTTGTCGCTATCTGGGCGCAGACTTCCAAATATTTGGCACCGCTATTATTGTTCAAAATATCGAATGCGGTAGGCTGTATGTCTTTAGTCAAGAAGGCGACTATACCTGGAGTGATACCCGGGAGAACCTGGTTCGCCTAGTCGCTGATCAAACTGGTGTGGCTATCGAAAACAACCAGCTAACTAAAGAACTCAGACAAAAAGAACGGCTTGATAGGGAACTAGAGCTAGGAGCAGAGATTCAAGCCCAGCTCTTGCCCCGACAGTGCCCAAAAATCAAAGGAGTCGACCTCGCTGCTAGATGTCAAACCGCGAACAAAGTAGGCGGCGACTATTACGACTTTATTCCGACAACCTACGATCAACTCCGAGAACCCAATGCGCCCTCCTCCCAAGAAAAACCTTGGAACTTTGCGATTGGTGATGTCATGGGCAAAGGCGTTCCAGCAGGGCTGATGATGACTATGCTACGCGGTATGCTCCGTGCGGAAGTGCTCAATGAGCATTCTCCTGCCCATCTTCTGAAAAATTTGAACTGGGTGATGCGTACCGATTTGGAAAGCTCTAACCGGTTCGTCACTCTCTTTTGTGCTCAGTATGACCCGCTAACACAAGTACTGTGCTATGGCAATGCAGCGCATAATCCTCCTTTGCTCTGGCGGGCGGCGACTGGTCATGTTTTCCGCTTAGATGCAGACGGTATGCTGCTAGGGTTGGATATGGAGACACACTATCAAGAGAATCGAGTACAGCTTCAGCCAGGAGATACGGTGATCTACTACACCGATGGCTTTACCGAAGCCGCTAATTGCGATGGCCGCCGGTTCGATGAAGACAATCTAATTGAATCGTTCGGCTGGGCGTGCCGCAACTTCATGAGTTCTGATGAGATCTTGCAGTACCTGTTCAATATGCTACGTCGCTTTGTGGGAAATGATCGGGAAGCGACGGATGACACCACCCTTGTTGTGATGAGAATCACTCAGCCTGCAGAGTTTAGACAGCTATCTACAACTCCTCTAAGTTAA